In a genomic window of Arachnia rubra:
- a CDS encoding NAD-dependent epimerase/dehydratase family protein, with translation MNGRTLVTGGAGFIGSHVVDALVAEGRTPVVVDNLSNSTMRWIAPHVEVGTCLFEQIDILDTQALQRVMDSNEVDDVVHLAASVDMRVGLVNNWVDVEQSVLGTRSVLEAMRATGCTRIAFSSSSTVYGEPTQRPTSESYGPLLPISVYGASKLAAEALISSYNHLYGIEGTILRFGNVVGGRLNHGVVYDFLHKLRKDPTRLEVLGDGCQRKNYFLVEDCARALLTFPAHTAGGILVANLGAEDTVSVSEIAQMVAKELGVNPLIEFGATSRGWPGDVPVVEFDLSLAHGLGWHASVTSHDALVTCVRRLLQEHRTNG, from the coding sequence GTGAACGGACGAACGCTGGTCACCGGCGGCGCCGGCTTCATTGGCAGCCATGTCGTTGACGCACTCGTCGCCGAAGGGCGCACGCCGGTGGTTGTCGACAACCTCTCTAATAGCACGATGCGATGGATCGCACCGCACGTGGAGGTCGGGACGTGCCTATTCGAGCAGATCGATATTCTCGACACCCAGGCCCTTCAGCGTGTAATGGACAGCAACGAAGTCGACGACGTCGTGCACCTCGCTGCAAGCGTTGACATGCGGGTGGGCCTTGTCAACAACTGGGTTGACGTAGAGCAGTCCGTCCTCGGAACCCGCTCAGTGCTGGAGGCAATGCGCGCCACCGGCTGCACAAGAATCGCGTTCTCGTCGTCATCCACGGTCTATGGCGAGCCTACGCAGCGGCCGACGTCGGAATCGTATGGACCCCTTCTACCCATCTCTGTGTACGGCGCTTCCAAGCTGGCGGCCGAGGCGTTGATCTCGTCCTACAACCACCTGTATGGCATAGAGGGGACTATCCTGCGTTTTGGTAACGTCGTGGGCGGCCGTCTCAACCACGGCGTCGTGTATGATTTTCTACATAAGCTGCGTAAGGACCCCACGAGACTTGAAGTGCTCGGTGATGGATGTCAGCGCAAGAATTACTTCTTAGTTGAGGATTGTGCTCGGGCCCTTCTCACCTTTCCGGCTCACACCGCTGGCGGTATTCTGGTCGCAAATCTCGGAGCAGAAGACACCGTCAGCGTGTCGGAGATCGCGCAGATGGTCGCCAAGGAGCTCGGGGTCAATCCTCTGATCGAGTTCGGCGCTACAAGCCGTGGCTGGCCGGGAGACGTCCCGGTGGTCGAGTTCGACCTCTCGCTGGCCCATGGGCTCGGCTGGCACGCATCCGTCACGTCGCATGACGCGCTGGTCACGTGCGTGCGTCGACTACTGCAGGAGCACAGAACCAATGGGTGA
- a CDS encoding UDP binding domain-containing protein, producing MGEVVVVGDWHLASVTSAGLLNLGYSVRGWDRDRDAREVLETLGGTAGEPGVADVLATAAADGRYVVLADEVDLDQALGGAGLVVVAYDSRTTVDGEIDDSRSEDAVRALLERGVSGPAIMLCSQVRAGTCERLLRSSGLPADSQALVHVPENLRLGSALEDFLHPERLVVGCDAPELPPAVAELVARWKARDIRRVRLVEAELVKHGTNVFLSMCIVFANDLGWIARELGADPVAVTEAVRADSRVSPKAPLRPGQAYAGATLQRDVRALWEVGELFGRDTLFAAVSRSNASHALAPVALLDRILDGLYQRRVCLLGLTYKPGIATLRDSPALRLAKELTAFGCTVTAHDPHAEQIALDAVDRHCTVSSAAAEADCVVLVTAHEEYRSLDLGSLPVRRPNLLNLCAAASNLRGHDGWQLHDMWGK from the coding sequence ATGGGTGAGGTCGTTGTCGTGGGGGACTGGCACCTCGCGTCGGTCACGTCAGCGGGTCTGCTCAACCTTGGCTACTCTGTTCGGGGTTGGGACCGTGATAGGGATGCGCGCGAGGTCCTCGAGACACTTGGCGGCACGGCCGGTGAACCTGGCGTGGCCGATGTTTTGGCGACCGCTGCCGCCGACGGTCGCTACGTCGTGCTGGCCGATGAGGTGGACTTGGACCAGGCGCTGGGGGGCGCGGGGCTTGTTGTGGTGGCCTACGACTCGCGTACGACCGTCGACGGCGAGATCGACGACTCGCGCTCCGAGGATGCGGTCCGCGCACTACTGGAGCGCGGTGTCAGCGGACCGGCAATAATGCTCTGCAGTCAGGTTCGGGCAGGCACCTGCGAGCGGCTTCTGCGATCGAGCGGCCTGCCGGCGGACAGCCAGGCGTTGGTCCACGTGCCCGAGAACCTGCGGCTCGGGTCGGCACTCGAGGACTTCCTGCACCCCGAGCGCCTTGTCGTGGGCTGCGATGCTCCGGAGCTTCCGCCCGCAGTCGCGGAGCTAGTTGCCCGGTGGAAAGCACGAGATATCCGTCGGGTCCGGCTTGTGGAAGCCGAACTGGTCAAACACGGCACGAACGTCTTTCTGTCCATGTGCATCGTCTTCGCTAATGATCTCGGGTGGATCGCCCGCGAACTCGGCGCAGACCCGGTCGCCGTGACGGAGGCTGTCCGGGCAGACTCGAGGGTGAGCCCAAAGGCCCCCCTACGCCCCGGACAGGCATATGCCGGCGCGACGCTGCAGCGCGATGTCCGGGCGCTGTGGGAGGTGGGTGAATTGTTCGGCCGCGATACCCTATTCGCTGCGGTCAGCCGCTCGAATGCCAGCCATGCGCTCGCGCCGGTGGCTCTCCTAGACCGGATTCTCGATGGTCTGTATCAGCGGCGCGTGTGCCTGCTGGGGCTGACCTACAAGCCGGGGATCGCGACGCTGCGAGACTCACCGGCCCTGCGACTAGCCAAAGAGCTCACTGCGTTCGGCTGTACGGTGACGGCGCACGACCCACACGCGGAACAAATCGCGCTCGATGCGGTTGACCGCCACTGCACGGTTTCATCCGCGGCAGCCGAAGCTGACTGCGTTGTGCTGGTCACCGCCCACGAGGAGTACCGGTCGCTCGACCTGGGCTCACTGCCCGTCCGCCGACCGAACCTGCTTAACCTGTGCGCGGCCGCCTCAAATCTGCGCGGGCATGACGGATGGCAGCTGCACGACATGTGGGGAAAATGA
- a CDS encoding HAD-IIIA family hydrolase: MSDRWAVFFDRDGTLNAHVARDDRRSSPWRIDEFALLPDAVVAAAALRDAGARMFVVTNQPDLQRGLLDPCDLDSMHCQLREILVLDHVYVCPHVAALRCACRKPAGTLFRRAVEEFGIDLSHSWMLGDRATDAQAALSAGLRAVIITPVQRATESTVPELSYATSLMSGVREVLRARDIRHTIRSTE, translated from the coding sequence ATGTCAGATCGATGGGCGGTATTCTTTGACCGTGACGGTACCTTAAACGCGCACGTAGCGCGCGATGACCGCCGGAGTTCGCCATGGCGAATCGACGAGTTCGCGCTCCTGCCGGACGCCGTCGTGGCAGCCGCGGCCCTACGTGACGCTGGGGCGCGCATGTTCGTCGTGACGAATCAGCCCGACCTACAACGCGGCCTACTCGACCCTTGCGACCTGGACAGCATGCACTGCCAACTGCGTGAGATACTCGTCCTTGACCACGTCTACGTCTGCCCGCACGTTGCGGCGTTACGGTGCGCGTGCCGCAAGCCGGCGGGCACCCTATTCCGCCGTGCGGTCGAGGAGTTCGGGATCGACTTGAGCCACTCTTGGATGCTCGGAGATCGGGCCACTGATGCCCAGGCGGCGCTGTCTGCCGGACTGCGCGCCGTAATCATCACGCCTGTGCAGCGGGCTACCGAGAGTACTGTGCCGGAACTTTCCTATGCCACTAGCCTGATGAGCGGCGTCCGCGAAGTTTTGCGGGCCCGAGATATCCGACACACGATTAGGAGTACGGAATGA
- a CDS encoding glycosyltransferase family protein: MADHRVAVLLVTNEGFYRVDGGVARYVRNILDARAISQEVAAAHGVDLSWHVAERTLGGRVDDAALEQAMEQYIRPGHVEFHPLVDPRRSNSEPDHLEHFVALGAAVGQLVAHLARSVDSVLVVGGMSMFSIAPRFVLRAADQLGLRVSYVHMTHNPVISAHGGADRPEAYSDAVMGHLARSDERVNVGWESAWMRRQYASVYGIDEDDMIFARAGVPTSDAKFRRQSDATVHHTLRALGVPLDRPLALSWGRAGAGKGFSLLVRACRAIDDRVVPVVLNPVPNQSLAHTVAALESSAVLLDGQDDDVISALCQWEGTLTATFLSWGEAASVTPIEAALMSDGGGSVVSAVPTGVYRELVVPGRNGVLAEDRSVDGVARMLDCLTRMPLQERVRLGAVAAEDARRHHDFATNWRTTLNEALGRHLHVISRSAAQRRDLQRQRFLYAPGPDREAVR; the protein is encoded by the coding sequence ATGGCTGACCACCGGGTGGCAGTGCTCCTAGTTACAAATGAGGGGTTCTACCGCGTCGACGGTGGGGTAGCGCGCTACGTCCGCAACATCCTGGACGCGCGGGCGATTTCCCAGGAGGTTGCCGCTGCGCACGGCGTGGACCTGAGCTGGCATGTAGCCGAAAGGACGTTGGGAGGTCGTGTTGATGATGCCGCGCTTGAGCAGGCAATGGAGCAGTACATCCGCCCGGGGCACGTCGAGTTCCATCCGCTTGTCGACCCCCGCCGCTCCAACTCGGAGCCGGACCATCTGGAACACTTCGTCGCTCTCGGCGCCGCCGTGGGGCAGCTAGTGGCACATCTCGCCCGGTCGGTTGATTCTGTCCTGGTGGTCGGCGGGATGAGTATGTTTTCGATAGCACCACGGTTCGTGCTGAGAGCCGCAGACCAGTTGGGGCTGCGCGTCAGTTACGTGCATATGACGCATAACCCGGTCATAAGCGCGCACGGCGGGGCAGACCGGCCCGAGGCATACAGCGATGCCGTGATGGGTCACTTAGCCCGCTCTGACGAACGCGTGAACGTCGGCTGGGAGTCTGCGTGGATGCGTCGGCAGTACGCGAGCGTCTACGGCATCGACGAGGATGACATGATCTTCGCTCGTGCCGGGGTGCCGACCAGCGACGCGAAGTTTCGGCGCCAGTCCGACGCGACCGTGCACCATACGCTACGCGCCCTCGGCGTGCCACTCGATCGGCCCCTGGCGCTCAGCTGGGGTCGCGCGGGGGCAGGGAAGGGCTTCTCGCTGCTCGTCCGCGCATGTCGGGCGATTGATGACCGGGTCGTGCCCGTGGTACTGAATCCGGTACCCAACCAATCGTTGGCGCATACTGTGGCCGCGCTCGAGTCGTCTGCGGTGCTACTGGACGGTCAGGACGATGACGTCATCTCAGCGCTGTGTCAATGGGAGGGTACGCTCACAGCGACCTTCTTGTCCTGGGGAGAGGCCGCTTCGGTCACCCCGATTGAGGCGGCGCTAATGAGCGACGGAGGGGGATCAGTGGTGTCAGCCGTCCCGACCGGAGTGTATAGGGAACTGGTGGTCCCCGGACGAAACGGCGTCCTAGCGGAGGATCGCAGCGTCGACGGTGTCGCCCGGATGCTTGACTGCCTCACCCGAATGCCCCTCCAAGAGCGAGTTCGACTTGGCGCCGTCGCCGCCGAGGACGCCCGACGCCACCACGACTTCGCCACGAACTGGCGTACCACCCTGAACGAAGCGCTTGGGCGACACCTTCACGTTATCAGCCGGTCGGCGGCTCAGCGTCGCGACTTGCAGCGTCAGCGGTTCCTCTACGCACCCGGGCCAGACCGGGAGGCCGTTCGATGA
- a CDS encoding IS3 family transposase: MPVAAKYVYIHREEGSYPVYLMCRWARVSRSGYYRWRNQGLSETQKRREELTILITHFFHESEQTYGYRRIHAALVERGIHASPELVRQLMHRAGLVACQPRKRVRTTIPAQDLHHRPDLVKRNFTANKPGQKWVGDITYIPTWEGFTYLATVMDCYSKKIIGYAIAGNMRTRLVAEALHMAVRNCPVTRGETVFHSDRGSQYTSADYAEIMNTYGIRASVGRTGSCYDNAAAESFNATCKKEVVNRKIYPTRKHAIKDVTAWIELRYNQKRLHSALGYRTPNHVHQEWSQHQKAA; the protein is encoded by the coding sequence ATCCCGGTAGCAGCGAAATATGTTTATATTCACCGCGAGGAAGGCAGCTATCCTGTGTATCTGATGTGCCGCTGGGCCAGAGTGTCTCGTTCCGGCTACTACAGATGGCGGAATCAGGGTTTATCCGAGACGCAGAAACGCCGGGAAGAACTCACTATTTTAATTACGCATTTCTTCCACGAGTCTGAGCAAACCTACGGGTATCGACGTATCCACGCAGCTCTGGTTGAACGGGGAATCCACGCGAGCCCAGAGCTGGTGCGTCAGCTCATGCACCGGGCTGGCTTGGTGGCCTGTCAGCCCCGGAAACGGGTCCGTACCACCATCCCGGCCCAGGATCTTCACCACCGCCCGGATCTGGTGAAAAGGAATTTTACCGCCAACAAACCAGGGCAGAAATGGGTAGGCGATATCACCTACATCCCCACCTGGGAAGGATTCACTTATCTAGCAACCGTCATGGATTGCTACTCGAAAAAGATCATCGGTTATGCGATCGCCGGGAATATGCGCACCCGGCTTGTTGCCGAGGCTTTACACATGGCAGTCAGAAATTGCCCAGTAACCCGAGGTGAAACCGTCTTCCATTCGGATCGTGGTTCGCAATACACCTCAGCTGATTACGCGGAAATCATGAACACATATGGTATCCGTGCCTCGGTAGGTAGAACTGGGTCGTGTTACGACAATGCCGCAGCGGAATCATTTAATGCCACCTGCAAGAAGGAGGTAGTGAACCGGAAGATCTACCCAACACGGAAACATGCTATAAAGGATGTGACAGCCTGGATCGAGTTACGTTACAATCAGAAACGACTTCACTCGGCGTTAGGGTACCGAACCCCCAACCACGTCCACCAAGAATGGAGCCAACACCAGAAAGCAGCCTAG
- a CDS encoding transposase → MPASKFSKEFKEQIIAEVLEGSRPIAEVAKSYNLVPQTVGNWVRIWRKQHPDPGMVEASSDQVAENKRLQAELREAKMEIEFLKKAAAFFAQESR, encoded by the coding sequence ATGCCGGCTTCGAAATTTAGTAAAGAGTTTAAAGAACAAATCATCGCGGAGGTTCTTGAGGGGTCTCGGCCGATAGCGGAAGTGGCGAAGTCCTACAATCTGGTTCCGCAAACTGTGGGTAACTGGGTGAGAATATGGCGGAAGCAGCATCCCGACCCAGGTATGGTAGAAGCCTCGTCGGATCAGGTGGCGGAGAACAAGCGCTTGCAGGCTGAGTTGCGTGAAGCGAAGATGGAGATCGAGTTTTTGAAAAAAGCGGCGGCCTTCTTCGCGCAGGAATCCCGGTAG
- a CDS encoding aldo/keto reductase: MAVRTVGARTWLFGWDTSAEEAERLMGAVLDHGITYFDTANNYGRGRSEQIVGAFLAPVRDEVVISTKVYAPFGPRSADRGLSADAARRATEISLRRLGTDRIDLLLLHRPDPDVPAEETAGAFAELVTEGKDLQIGTSTFRNHQLDALQQAPPAVLYNQAPYRACSNTLSNTSRPRLWTAGI; encoded by the coding sequence GTGGCAGTCAGGACCGTGGGGGCTCGCACTTGGCTCTTCGGCTGGGACACCTCGGCCGAAGAGGCGGAGCGACTGATGGGTGCGGTACTCGACCACGGCATCACCTACTTCGACACCGCCAATAACTATGGCCGCGGCCGGTCTGAGCAAATCGTCGGTGCCTTCCTCGCACCTGTCCGCGACGAGGTCGTGATCAGTACCAAAGTGTACGCACCGTTCGGGCCCCGGTCTGCCGACCGGGGTCTGTCAGCGGACGCAGCTAGACGCGCGACTGAGATCTCGCTACGCCGGCTGGGCACTGACCGTATTGACTTGCTGCTGTTGCATCGTCCCGATCCAGACGTCCCAGCCGAGGAGACCGCAGGTGCGTTTGCAGAGCTTGTCACCGAGGGCAAGGATCTGCAGATTGGGACGAGCACGTTCCGCAACCACCAGCTCGATGCGCTCCAGCAGGCTCCGCCGGCCGTGTTGTATAACCAAGCTCCGTATAGAGCATGTTCGAACACGCTGTCGAACACGTCGCGGCCGCGGCTCTGGACCGCTGGGATATAG
- a CDS encoding glycoside hydrolase family 13 protein, protein MRLPPHHDGSELYVSDPHPQLGELVAVFVRVPRWVDVRQVWVRSRPDGTLHLREGVPDRVEEHDVIWRCELPIHNQVTRYRFQLRSPGGLSWLTAAGVSRWEPPESTDFCLTTFAGPPDWVSNSVFYQIFPDCFANSGATREWPEWSLRSAWDDPVSTDWRVSIRQVYGGDLQGIAERLDHMERLGVNALYLTPFFSAPSSHRYNADDFTHVDPLLGGDEGLAMLSAEVHRRGMRILGDLTLHHCGSTHQWFQSAHELGQAAATSEYFPWEGTDFAYCRGIPTLPKLDYRSSRVRQAMVTGSNSVVTRWLRPPFELDGWRIDLANMVGRYRDSDENKPIARATRRAMSKVNPATYLVGEHMYDASPDLLGDGWHGVTNYSGFTWPVLGWLGDVELLGRAWFMGNPVMPSLSGQDVAEALDAYRANAPWTAATHALNLLGSHDTPRWRTVARDVETAVVGVGLLMSYPGVPSMLYGDEIGLTGSKGDLARSPMVWDESRWDTALFEEYRRLIHLRCEHVAFSRGGFRWVHVGEDVLIFLRESASQRLLVRASRRAHRPVPLPPELLLGCRTASAALLYGQVPLRERPDGVAEVPGEGPSFEVWELDAAPASTA, encoded by the coding sequence ATGAGACTCCCTCCACACCACGATGGATCAGAGCTGTACGTCAGCGATCCGCACCCACAGCTTGGCGAACTCGTCGCCGTGTTCGTCCGCGTGCCGCGGTGGGTCGACGTGCGCCAAGTATGGGTGCGTTCGCGGCCCGATGGAACGCTGCATTTACGGGAGGGCGTCCCGGACCGGGTCGAGGAGCACGACGTCATCTGGCGGTGTGAGTTACCTATTCACAACCAGGTAACGCGGTACCGGTTCCAGCTTCGCTCCCCTGGGGGCCTGTCGTGGTTGACAGCGGCCGGCGTCTCGCGCTGGGAACCACCAGAGAGTACAGACTTCTGCTTAACGACCTTCGCTGGGCCTCCGGACTGGGTGTCGAACAGCGTCTTCTACCAGATCTTTCCCGACTGTTTCGCCAACTCGGGTGCCACGCGCGAATGGCCGGAATGGTCGCTGCGGTCGGCCTGGGACGATCCAGTCTCGACCGATTGGCGGGTATCCATCCGGCAGGTCTACGGCGGAGACCTCCAGGGCATCGCCGAGCGCCTCGACCACATGGAACGACTGGGTGTCAACGCTCTGTACCTAACCCCGTTCTTCAGCGCGCCCTCTTCCCACCGGTATAACGCAGATGATTTCACTCACGTTGACCCCCTCCTCGGGGGCGACGAGGGACTTGCAATGTTGTCGGCCGAAGTGCACCGTCGCGGAATGCGGATCCTGGGTGATCTAACACTTCACCACTGCGGCTCGACGCATCAGTGGTTCCAATCCGCGCATGAGCTCGGACAGGCGGCGGCCACTTCGGAGTACTTCCCGTGGGAGGGGACAGACTTCGCATATTGCCGCGGAATCCCGACCTTACCCAAACTCGATTATCGTTCCTCACGTGTTCGCCAGGCGATGGTGACGGGGAGTAATTCCGTCGTTACCCGTTGGCTGCGGCCTCCCTTCGAGCTGGACGGGTGGAGGATCGACCTAGCCAATATGGTTGGGCGATACCGAGACTCGGATGAAAACAAGCCAATCGCACGCGCAACCCGGCGCGCGATGAGCAAGGTGAACCCCGCGACCTACCTCGTCGGTGAGCACATGTACGATGCCTCTCCGGACCTCCTTGGCGATGGTTGGCACGGCGTTACGAACTATTCAGGTTTCACGTGGCCGGTACTCGGCTGGCTAGGGGACGTCGAGTTGCTCGGGCGGGCTTGGTTCATGGGAAATCCCGTGATGCCCTCCCTCTCCGGCCAGGACGTCGCCGAAGCCCTTGACGCTTATCGCGCCAACGCACCATGGACGGCGGCGACGCATGCGCTGAACCTACTGGGCTCCCACGACACGCCGCGATGGCGGACAGTGGCCCGAGACGTTGAGACTGCTGTGGTCGGGGTCGGGCTGCTAATGAGCTACCCCGGTGTGCCGTCGATGCTGTACGGCGATGAGATCGGCCTCACCGGATCCAAGGGAGACCTGGCGCGCTCCCCAATGGTTTGGGACGAGAGCCGTTGGGACACCGCCTTGTTCGAGGAGTACCGCCGACTCATCCATCTGAGGTGCGAGCATGTCGCCTTTTCACGGGGTGGCTTCCGCTGGGTTCACGTTGGAGAGGACGTCTTGATCTTTTTACGAGAGAGCGCCAGTCAGCGCCTGCTCGTGCGGGCCAGCCGGCGCGCCCACCGACCCGTGCCCCTGCCGCCCGAACTCCTTCTCGGCTGTCGCACCGCCAGCGCCGCCCTGCTCTACGGGCAGGTGCCTCTACGAGAGAGACCCGACGGCGTCGCCGAGGTGCCCGGCGAGGGTCCTTCGTTCGAGGTGTGGGAGCTCGACGCCGCGCCGGCGTCAACTGCGTGA
- a CDS encoding glycosyltransferase family 4 protein, whose translation MRVLILSWEYPPVVVGGLGRHVHGLSVALAAAGHEVTVMTRGADDGTSPALIVFEGVRIIRTEPDPAVPKIGPDDIVTWALAFNHALTRGALALEGPFDVVHVHDWLVAHAGVNLSVATGAPLVVTVHATESGRHGDSLRTDLHRKIHGVERWMLESANRVVVCSTHMRDEVQCLFAPAVGLVEVVPNGVDARAWSPLAQPVARSSVGEHSSGPLLACIARLVREKGVGDLIRATALLRHRHRGLRVVVAGEGHRREDLLAEAAKQGVQDIVDLVGFVPQDQLAELLAAASVVVIPSRYEPFGLVALEAAAAGVPRVVAATGGLLEHVQNERNALTYPPGDVEALVAAIDRVLLEAGLAERLVRTAADDLRSVPSWDEVAATVTGVYERARATMCAP comes from the coding sequence GTGCGAGTGCTTATATTGTCTTGGGAGTACCCCCCAGTCGTCGTCGGTGGCCTTGGCCGCCACGTCCACGGCCTGAGTGTCGCGCTCGCTGCGGCTGGGCATGAGGTGACCGTGATGACCAGGGGAGCTGATGACGGCACCAGCCCTGCCCTTATAGTTTTCGAGGGCGTCCGGATTATCCGCACCGAGCCCGACCCGGCGGTGCCCAAGATAGGCCCCGATGACATCGTCACCTGGGCCCTGGCCTTCAATCACGCCCTCACTCGCGGTGCGCTTGCATTAGAGGGCCCGTTCGATGTAGTCCACGTCCACGACTGGTTGGTCGCTCACGCAGGTGTCAACTTGAGTGTTGCGACCGGTGCGCCGCTTGTCGTGACCGTGCACGCCACCGAATCCGGCCGTCATGGGGATTCGCTGCGGACCGATCTACACCGCAAGATCCACGGAGTCGAACGCTGGATGCTGGAGTCAGCAAACCGGGTGGTGGTGTGCTCGACGCACATGCGCGATGAGGTCCAGTGCTTGTTCGCTCCCGCCGTCGGTCTAGTCGAGGTGGTGCCTAACGGCGTGGACGCGCGTGCGTGGTCACCTTTAGCGCAACCTGTTGCTCGGAGCAGTGTCGGAGAGCACAGTTCCGGTCCACTACTGGCTTGCATCGCGCGTCTCGTACGTGAGAAGGGTGTCGGGGACCTTATCCGGGCGACGGCGTTACTGCGACACCGTCATCGCGGCCTGCGAGTCGTCGTTGCGGGTGAGGGCCACCGACGCGAAGACCTCCTTGCCGAGGCTGCCAAGCAGGGTGTCCAAGACATCGTCGATCTCGTGGGCTTCGTCCCGCAGGACCAACTGGCAGAGTTGCTGGCCGCTGCGTCGGTGGTCGTAATCCCGAGCCGGTACGAGCCATTCGGTCTGGTCGCGTTGGAAGCCGCCGCGGCCGGAGTGCCGAGAGTGGTCGCCGCAACCGGTGGCTTACTCGAGCACGTCCAGAACGAGCGAAATGCGTTGACCTACCCGCCGGGCGATGTGGAAGCCCTCGTGGCAGCTATCGACCGCGTGCTACTTGAAGCCGGTCTCGCCGAGCGACTAGTCCGTACTGCCGCCGACGACCTCAGGTCAGTTCCCAGCTGGGATGAGGTAGCGGCAACTGTGACGGGTGTATATGAGCGTGCCCGAGCAACGATGTGCGCACCTTGA
- a CDS encoding class I SAM-dependent methyltransferase, with product MSAWSGRSTAGDVAGSLRGRASDYAAMMREPWHQLRIELVWRTLEPFIPPRSKLLDVGCGDGSLALRAAGAGHSITIADIDPDMVAVATDALRGVASAGSWEPLMLHEPAEAALGEHAEFYDVVTAHNVLEYVADRTSFARALAGRSRPGGIVSLVVANPVAVPLTTAVRTQDPRALLSDLRGEGLRLGMPGKQVAAPPVDTTAVVDEIVAAGFTPVGFYGIRVFNEVMTDEHRKHGPGWLTDMVEAELLAAEREEYRAIARHHHLVLRREN from the coding sequence ATGAGTGCATGGTCCGGTCGCAGCACGGCTGGTGACGTAGCTGGGTCGTTGCGCGGTCGAGCGTCGGACTACGCCGCGATGATGCGGGAACCCTGGCACCAGCTGCGGATTGAACTTGTATGGCGTACTCTGGAACCGTTCATTCCCCCGAGGTCGAAGTTGCTCGACGTAGGCTGCGGCGACGGTAGCCTCGCACTGCGGGCGGCGGGCGCCGGTCACAGCATCACGATTGCCGACATTGATCCAGACATGGTGGCGGTGGCGACCGACGCGCTGCGCGGTGTGGCCTCTGCGGGCTCATGGGAGCCGCTTATGCTCCACGAACCAGCCGAGGCCGCGTTGGGCGAGCACGCGGAATTCTATGACGTAGTTACAGCGCACAACGTTCTCGAGTACGTCGCCGATCGGACGAGTTTCGCCCGAGCACTTGCCGGCCGGTCGCGACCCGGCGGGATCGTGTCGCTGGTGGTGGCCAACCCGGTTGCGGTGCCTCTGACGACAGCCGTGCGCACCCAGGATCCTCGTGCATTGCTCAGTGACCTGCGCGGGGAAGGTCTGCGACTGGGTATGCCTGGTAAGCAGGTTGCCGCCCCTCCAGTCGACACCACTGCGGTCGTGGACGAGATCGTGGCAGCCGGGTTCACGCCCGTAGGCTTCTACGGAATCCGGGTCTTCAACGAGGTGATGACTGACGAGCACCGCAAGCACGGGCCTGGCTGGTTGACCGATATGGTCGAGGCTGAACTTCTCGCTGCCGAGCGTGAGGAATACCGGGCGATAGCCCGGCACCATCACCTCGTCTTGCGCCGCGAGAACTGA
- the erm gene encoding 23S ribosomal RNA methyltransferase Erm: MSQIRTLRDERRRTFSQNFLVKPSSISRFLDAAELERDDKVVEVGAGSGALTGLLAERCARLVAYEVDRSWSSKLEAEVARRTNVAIVYEDFLAAALPTGPIKVVGNIPFGTTSAIVDRVLGLQAVRSATFITQLEYAKKRTGAYGRWTRLTATTWPEHEWELRGRIPRTDFRPVPRVDAGVLHLHRRDSPLVATCRMQAYAAMVELAFSGVGGSVRASLSKKYPSALVRESLGAAGVPADAVVAYVSPDQWVTVFHSLVGKVSATSTKYRRGPQFSRRKTR; encoded by the coding sequence ATGAGCCAGATTCGAACGTTACGCGACGAGCGTCGACGGACGTTCTCGCAGAACTTTCTAGTCAAGCCGAGCTCCATCTCCAGATTCCTGGACGCCGCCGAACTGGAGCGTGACGACAAGGTGGTGGAGGTTGGCGCCGGCTCAGGCGCACTTACCGGGCTACTCGCCGAGCGCTGTGCACGCCTCGTGGCCTACGAGGTCGACCGAAGCTGGTCGAGCAAGCTTGAGGCAGAAGTCGCCCGTCGGACAAACGTCGCGATCGTCTACGAGGACTTCCTCGCGGCTGCTCTGCCAACCGGCCCAATCAAGGTGGTGGGGAACATCCCCTTTGGGACGACGTCGGCGATCGTTGACCGTGTGCTGGGTCTCCAAGCGGTCAGGTCGGCAACGTTTATCACCCAACTTGAGTATGCCAAGAAACGTACTGGTGCGTACGGCCGGTGGACCCGCCTGACGGCCACGACCTGGCCGGAGCACGAGTGGGAGCTGCGTGGACGGATCCCCCGCACCGACTTCCGGCCAGTTCCCCGGGTGGACGCTGGGGTCTTGCACCTGCACCGTCGCGACTCTCCGTTGGTCGCAACTTGCCGGATGCAGGCGTACGCCGCAATGGTCGAGCTAGCGTTCAGCGGCGTCGGCGGATCGGTGAGAGCGTCGCTGAGTAAGAAATACCCCTCGGCCTTGGTGCGCGAGAGCCTCGGCGCAGCAGGGGTGCCGGCAGACGCCGTCGTGGCCTACGTATCCCCGGACCAGTGGGTCACGGTCTTCCACAGCCTCGTCGGTAAGGTGTCCGCCACATCGACGAAGTATCGGCGTGGACCTCAGTTCTCGCGGCGCAAGACGAGGTGA